A genomic window from Arthrobacter sp. FW305-BF8 includes:
- a CDS encoding thiamine pyrophosphate-binding protein, giving the protein MTTTSATSRQSASAPGLPDEGHVSAAVADVLAERAGHLFGLMGNGNAHLISRLTRRGFPFTSARHEAATVAMADAYHRATGGVAAASTTYGAGFTNAFTTLAEARLARIPLVFVVGDAPASGRRLFDIDQAKAAEAAGVTTLVARPDNAAAMTHRAFDLALQTVQPVVLAIPYDLATAPLQAPAPLEPLPAKPAWPAAADDLDRVAEQLASAQRPLILAGRGVLLAGATAPLREVGDRLGALFMTSVMAANAFRSEWDLGIAGGFTRSHRLDVARQADLVLVVGASLNTFQTRYGTLFPADARIIRLDNEPDAGQNAGAEYVRADILPFAEGLLERVPAAASPTWRDSVPEVSGPDFRSSSPVEDPVEFGADGRLNPRAVVAALDRILPAERSVVMDGGHFIGWAPMYLSVPDPYAMVLVGTAFQSIGLGFGSAAGVSVARPERTTVLVSGDGGGLMGLSDFETFLRATRKGVVVVLNDSAYGAELHQYAAKGLHSQAMLIDEVDFAAVGRALGADGIKAHTLADLGQLEGWLATHDDGVFVLDVAISQKVVAEFMAESLAAKG; this is encoded by the coding sequence ATGACCACCACCTCAGCCACCTCACGGCAAAGCGCCTCGGCGCCCGGACTTCCTGATGAGGGCCACGTCTCGGCGGCCGTCGCCGATGTCCTGGCGGAACGCGCGGGACACCTGTTCGGGCTGATGGGCAACGGCAACGCCCACCTCATCAGCCGGCTCACACGCCGCGGCTTCCCCTTCACGTCGGCCCGCCACGAGGCCGCGACCGTTGCCATGGCCGATGCCTACCACCGCGCCACCGGCGGCGTGGCGGCGGCCTCCACCACCTACGGCGCCGGCTTCACCAATGCCTTCACAACCCTTGCCGAAGCGCGGCTGGCCCGCATTCCGCTGGTGTTCGTCGTCGGAGATGCCCCGGCCAGCGGCCGCCGGCTGTTCGACATCGACCAGGCCAAGGCGGCCGAAGCCGCCGGCGTCACCACACTGGTGGCCCGCCCGGACAACGCCGCCGCAATGACCCACCGAGCATTCGACCTCGCTTTGCAGACAGTCCAGCCGGTGGTGCTCGCCATTCCCTACGACCTCGCCACGGCTCCCCTGCAGGCCCCGGCGCCGCTTGAACCCCTTCCGGCCAAACCCGCGTGGCCGGCGGCAGCTGACGATCTGGACCGGGTGGCGGAACAGCTCGCCTCGGCGCAGCGGCCGCTCATCCTGGCCGGGCGCGGCGTACTTCTGGCCGGTGCAACAGCCCCGCTGCGGGAAGTGGGCGACCGGCTCGGCGCCCTCTTCATGACCTCCGTGATGGCCGCCAACGCCTTCCGCAGTGAGTGGGACCTCGGCATCGCGGGCGGCTTCACCCGCAGCCACCGCCTCGACGTCGCACGCCAGGCGGACCTCGTCCTGGTGGTCGGGGCAAGCCTCAACACTTTCCAGACCCGGTACGGAACACTGTTCCCGGCAGACGCCAGGATCATCCGCCTCGACAACGAACCCGACGCCGGGCAGAACGCCGGCGCCGAATACGTCCGCGCGGACATCCTGCCGTTCGCCGAGGGACTGCTGGAAAGGGTGCCGGCCGCGGCATCGCCGACGTGGCGGGATTCTGTCCCCGAAGTGTCGGGACCGGATTTCCGTTCGTCCAGCCCGGTGGAGGACCCTGTCGAGTTCGGGGCGGACGGCCGACTCAACCCACGCGCCGTCGTCGCTGCCCTGGACCGGATCCTGCCGGCCGAACGATCCGTGGTCATGGACGGCGGGCACTTCATCGGCTGGGCGCCGATGTACCTCTCCGTCCCGGACCCGTACGCGATGGTCCTGGTGGGGACCGCCTTCCAGTCCATCGGGCTCGGCTTCGGCTCCGCCGCCGGCGTCTCCGTTGCCCGGCCCGAACGCACCACCGTCCTGGTCAGCGGCGACGGCGGCGGCCTGATGGGGCTGTCCGACTTCGAGACGTTCCTCCGGGCCACCCGCAAGGGTGTCGTCGTCGTGCTCAATGACTCGGCGTACGGCGCGGAGCTGCACCAGTACGCCGCAAAGGGGCTGCACAGCCAGGCGATGCTGATCGACGAGGTGGACTTTGCCGCCGTCGGACGCGCCCTGGGTGCTGACGGAATCAAGGCCCACACCCTTGCCGATTTGGGGCAGCTTGAGGGCTGGCTGGCCACCCACGACGACGGCGTGTTCGTTCTGGACGTGGCGATATCACAGAAGGTGGTTGCCGAGTTCATGGCGGAGTCGCTGGCCGCCAAGGGCTGA
- a CDS encoding gamma carbonic anhydrase family protein, with product MTDNILAVGGRSPQISGDAWVAPTATVVGSATIGAGTGIFYGAVIRADMEDISLGEGSNLQDTAVVHADPGYPARVGNHVSVGHGAVLHGCTVGDGALIGMNATVLNGAIIGAGSLVAANALVLEGTEVPPGSLMAGVPAKVRRALTPEEIEHCRQNAATYAALTLRHRDATTAAQPA from the coding sequence GTGACTGACAACATCCTGGCCGTCGGCGGCCGCTCCCCACAGATCTCTGGCGACGCGTGGGTGGCGCCCACCGCCACGGTCGTCGGATCTGCCACCATCGGCGCCGGAACGGGAATCTTCTACGGCGCCGTCATCCGGGCGGACATGGAGGACATCAGCCTCGGCGAGGGCAGCAACCTCCAGGACACCGCCGTCGTCCACGCCGACCCCGGCTACCCTGCACGCGTGGGCAACCACGTCAGCGTGGGGCACGGCGCGGTGCTCCATGGCTGCACGGTGGGCGACGGGGCACTCATCGGCATGAATGCCACGGTCCTGAACGGCGCCATCATAGGCGCCGGCTCCCTGGTGGCAGCCAACGCGCTGGTCCTCGAGGGCACCGAGGTGCCGCCAGGCTCGCTCATGGCGGGCGTACCGGCCAAGGTGCGCCGGGCCCTCACCCCGGAGGAGATCGAGCATTGCCGGCAGAACGCTGCAACGTACGCCGCACTTACGCTGAGGCACCGGGACGCCACTACCGCGGCGCAGCCGGCCTGA
- a CDS encoding hydroxymethylglutaryl-CoA lyase, translating into MKVEITDVFLRDGLQDEPVIVSTAHKLEIAGALVDAGLRRIEVASFVNPKRVPQMADAAEVVASLPAVPGVTYTSLALNGRGIQRAVEAGATDIQVVTSASQAHSNANAGQAIEDALASLGAAVAGFPEIRFFAGISTAFTCPFEGAIDPAYLLRVVRTFKDMGITDVGLADTLGTTPTEQVMASLHHVSDAEPDLTYYLHLHNAHSQALATASAAVETGVVRFDAALGGYGGCPFAPGAHGNIATEELVRHLHDAGHQTGIDEDRLAGAVRLARDVLAHSPAAGVLDPAR; encoded by the coding sequence ATGAAGGTCGAAATCACTGATGTGTTCCTGCGGGACGGACTCCAGGACGAGCCTGTCATCGTTTCGACGGCCCACAAACTGGAGATCGCCGGGGCACTGGTCGACGCCGGACTGCGGCGCATCGAGGTTGCCTCCTTCGTGAACCCGAAGCGGGTGCCGCAGATGGCCGACGCCGCCGAGGTAGTCGCGTCGCTGCCGGCAGTTCCGGGGGTCACGTACACCAGCCTGGCGCTCAACGGCCGCGGCATCCAGCGGGCCGTCGAGGCGGGAGCCACCGACATTCAGGTGGTCACCTCCGCAAGTCAGGCGCACAGCAACGCCAACGCCGGCCAGGCCATCGAGGACGCCCTGGCCAGCCTCGGCGCGGCCGTGGCCGGGTTCCCGGAAATCCGGTTCTTCGCCGGCATCTCCACCGCCTTCACCTGCCCGTTCGAGGGCGCAATCGACCCGGCCTACCTGCTGCGCGTGGTGCGCACTTTCAAGGACATGGGCATCACCGACGTCGGGCTCGCGGACACGCTGGGCACCACGCCCACCGAACAGGTGATGGCCAGCCTGCACCACGTCAGCGACGCCGAACCGGACCTCACGTACTACCTGCACCTGCACAACGCTCACAGCCAGGCGCTGGCCACCGCGAGCGCCGCAGTGGAGACCGGCGTTGTGCGTTTCGATGCCGCCCTCGGCGGCTACGGCGGTTGCCCGTTCGCCCCCGGCGCACACGGCAACATCGCCACGGAGGAGCTTGTCCGGCACCTCCACGACGCCGGACACCAGACCGGCATCGACGAGGACCGCCTCGCCGGGGCTGTGCGGCTCGCCCGCGACGTCCTCGCCCATTCCCCGGCGGCCGGCGTTCTCGATCCCGCCCGCTAA
- a CDS encoding DUF4386 domain-containing protein, translating to MNATVAAGIMLIVLPVAFNAAFAALAAKFDYPDILRRPTQEVLLRFRDGGPGLVLLWWSFALTAVLLAPAAVLLSGALAGADTTLLALGSAVGVLAAVVQFLGLIRWPFLVPYLARTATEPDATAARKEAVDVVFQSFNRYLGVAVGEHLGYLLSGAWSILAGVAMIQSIAVPAWLGIVGIIVGAVLAVCSLEFVGSFEPGGWKLAAALTPATYIAWSLWLVAAGVFLLL from the coding sequence GTGAACGCCACCGTCGCGGCCGGCATCATGCTGATTGTCCTTCCGGTGGCCTTCAATGCAGCATTCGCCGCCCTGGCCGCAAAGTTCGATTATCCGGACATCCTCCGCAGGCCCACACAGGAAGTCCTGCTCCGCTTCCGCGACGGCGGGCCAGGTCTGGTGCTGCTCTGGTGGTCGTTTGCACTGACGGCAGTGCTGCTGGCGCCGGCCGCGGTCCTGCTGTCCGGTGCACTGGCCGGCGCGGATACGACGCTGCTGGCGCTGGGTTCCGCGGTGGGCGTGCTGGCCGCCGTCGTGCAATTCCTGGGGCTCATCCGCTGGCCGTTCCTGGTGCCCTACCTTGCCCGCACGGCCACGGAACCTGACGCCACCGCAGCCCGCAAAGAAGCTGTCGACGTCGTCTTCCAGTCCTTCAACCGCTATCTGGGCGTGGCCGTCGGCGAGCACCTGGGCTACCTGCTCAGCGGCGCGTGGAGCATCCTGGCCGGCGTGGCCATGATCCAAAGCATTGCCGTTCCGGCCTGGCTCGGGATCGTGGGCATCATTGTCGGCGCGGTGCTGGCGGTGTGCTCACTGGAATTCGTGGGCTCGTTCGAACCCGGCGGCTGGAAGCTGGCCGCGGCGCTGACGCCGGCGACCTACATCGCATGGTCATTGTGGCTGGTGGCAGCCGGTGTGTTCCTGCTGCTCTGA
- a CDS encoding 2-hydroxycarboxylate transporter family protein, whose product MSTNSRTTDLTIEPTDRPMREKSQDRVRLRIASIPAPLYLVLAGLVLAAAITGNLPDTMVAGFATTILLGGLFIWIGNLFPVVRDFGLPTILCTFAPATLAVLGLMPGNLVTVVQNFIDGHGFLDFFVVGIIAGSILGMPRALLLKAGPRFAVPVVGCLIATFVLVGLIAALTGFGFIEGILFVAAPIMAGGLGVGALPMSEMYASATGGDSATFMGDLMSAVVMANVVCILIAGIYNGLGKRKKQLFVGFNGHGQLMRIKGRSDELTLPPKRDASSFVALGKGLLIAGSLFVFGNLMAAFLPGLHPYAWAIIAAAAVKIFGLLPQDVEDSTADWGDLIGAVLVPALLVGVSLTYIDITDVLASLSNPLFILLTICTVVIATLTSGVLGWLVKFNFVEASITPGLVMADTGGSGDVSVLSAANRMHLMPFAALTNRLGGALVLFVTSLIVPFLT is encoded by the coding sequence ATGTCTACAAATTCACGTACCACGGACCTCACCATCGAACCTACGGACCGGCCAATGCGCGAGAAGAGCCAGGATCGTGTGCGGCTCAGGATCGCCAGCATTCCGGCCCCGCTCTACCTCGTCCTCGCCGGGCTGGTCCTGGCAGCGGCAATCACGGGCAACCTTCCGGACACGATGGTGGCTGGCTTTGCCACCACCATCCTGCTCGGCGGGCTCTTCATCTGGATCGGCAACCTGTTCCCGGTGGTCCGCGACTTCGGGTTGCCGACCATCCTCTGTACCTTCGCTCCGGCCACGCTGGCTGTCCTCGGCCTGATGCCCGGGAACCTCGTCACCGTGGTGCAGAACTTCATCGACGGACACGGCTTCCTGGACTTCTTCGTCGTCGGCATCATCGCCGGGTCCATCCTCGGCATGCCCCGCGCCCTCCTGCTGAAGGCCGGCCCGCGCTTCGCGGTACCCGTCGTGGGCTGCCTGATCGCCACCTTCGTCCTGGTCGGGCTCATCGCGGCCCTCACAGGCTTCGGCTTTATCGAAGGCATACTCTTTGTCGCCGCGCCCATCATGGCCGGCGGGCTGGGTGTCGGGGCCCTGCCCATGTCCGAGATGTACGCCTCGGCCACCGGCGGCGACTCTGCCACCTTCATGGGTGACCTGATGTCCGCCGTCGTCATGGCCAACGTTGTGTGCATCCTCATCGCCGGCATCTACAACGGGCTGGGCAAGCGCAAGAAGCAACTCTTTGTCGGCTTCAACGGCCACGGGCAGCTCATGCGGATCAAGGGCCGCTCCGACGAGCTCACCCTGCCGCCCAAGCGCGACGCCTCCTCGTTCGTCGCCCTCGGCAAGGGCCTTCTCATCGCCGGCAGCCTCTTCGTCTTCGGCAACCTGATGGCCGCATTCCTCCCCGGCCTGCACCCCTACGCCTGGGCCATCATTGCTGCCGCCGCCGTCAAGATCTTCGGGCTGCTCCCCCAGGATGTAGAGGACTCCACAGCCGACTGGGGTGACCTGATCGGCGCCGTGCTGGTCCCGGCCCTCCTGGTGGGCGTCAGCCTGACCTACATCGACATCACCGATGTCCTCGCCTCGCTTAGCAACCCCCTCTTTATCCTCCTGACCATCTGCACCGTCGTCATCGCGACCCTGACCTCCGGCGTTCTCGGCTGGCTCGTGAAGTTCAACTTCGTCGAGGCCTCCATCACGCCCGGGCTGGTCATGGCGGACACCGGCGGCAGCGGCGATGTCTCCGTCCTGAGCGCGGCGAACCGCATGCACCTGATGCCGTTTGCGGCCCTCACCAACCGCCTGGGCGGCGCGCTGGTGCTCTTCGTGACGTCGCTGATCGTCCCCTTCCTCACCTAA
- a CDS encoding amylo-alpha-1,6-glucosidase, producing the protein MAGWNADTAAGSPGPGSVTLVEGSSFCISAANGDIRTEYPHGVFVEDTRILSCWRVLINGAPLEPLGAKTKEPYRAVFVGRVPRPDGHADSPLIVERLREVGAGILERITVQSYSAAIAECVLTLRVEADFADLFEVKEARIQRRWKESRKAQGDSLTIRAAWEHVRKGVVVTAEGADIAQEGLAYHFAIPPHAQWSTTISVVPTDGGSDYAARFVRPNEGEISPRDRRRQEWVAKIPVLKMGNPSIERTLRRSYDDLGALRIEDPDHPDRIVVAAGAPWFMALFGRDSLWASLMALPVDPSLAFGTIQTLADRQGRIVDEMSEEEPGKILHEVRLDVSSGLALGGKQAYFGSVDATPLFVALFGEISRWGFAAETISDLLPHVDRALDWIRHYGDKDGDGFVEYERLNDRGLINQGWKDSWDGINFADGRMAEPPIALCEVQAYVYSAYMARSWIARDAGDMKLAGEYRDLGAQLKKQFNEQFWLPDRGYYAIALDGHKQPVDACASNMGQCLLFGIVDADKAPLVAERLMSPEMFSGWGVRTLASDMGAYNPASYHNGSVWPHDNAIIAAGLLRYGLVEQAQRISTALFEAAEYSEGRLPELFCGFSREQFDEPIPYPTACSPQAWAATTPIQLVKSLMGYYADVARGGLWLDPVLPKSYGDLHITNAPMADAKITIDIFGSVASVQGLPEGMLFHHGIRPWAADLAQ; encoded by the coding sequence ATGGCTGGATGGAATGCGGACACTGCTGCAGGGTCGCCGGGGCCGGGCTCGGTCACTCTTGTGGAGGGCTCATCATTTTGCATCTCTGCGGCTAACGGCGATATCCGCACCGAGTACCCCCACGGCGTTTTTGTCGAGGACACCCGAATACTGTCCTGCTGGCGGGTACTCATTAATGGCGCCCCACTGGAGCCGCTCGGGGCGAAGACGAAGGAACCCTACCGTGCCGTGTTTGTCGGCCGTGTCCCCCGGCCCGACGGACACGCGGACAGCCCGCTGATCGTCGAACGCCTCCGTGAGGTAGGCGCCGGCATCCTGGAGCGGATCACCGTCCAAAGCTACTCGGCAGCCATTGCCGAGTGCGTCCTTACCCTCCGGGTCGAGGCGGACTTCGCGGACCTCTTCGAGGTGAAAGAGGCACGCATCCAGCGCCGCTGGAAAGAGTCCCGCAAAGCGCAGGGCGACTCGTTAACCATCCGCGCCGCCTGGGAGCACGTCCGGAAAGGCGTAGTGGTAACGGCCGAGGGTGCCGACATCGCCCAGGAGGGGCTGGCCTACCACTTCGCGATCCCGCCGCACGCACAGTGGAGCACCACCATCAGCGTCGTCCCTACCGACGGCGGAAGCGACTACGCCGCACGCTTCGTCCGGCCCAATGAAGGCGAAATATCGCCCCGCGACAGGCGCCGCCAGGAGTGGGTGGCCAAGATTCCCGTGCTGAAGATGGGGAACCCTTCCATCGAACGAACCCTCCGGCGAAGCTACGACGACCTGGGTGCGCTGCGCATTGAGGACCCCGACCACCCGGACCGCATCGTCGTCGCCGCTGGCGCCCCATGGTTCATGGCCCTGTTTGGCCGGGACTCGCTCTGGGCGTCCCTCATGGCTCTCCCCGTTGACCCGTCGCTGGCTTTCGGTACCATTCAGACTCTCGCCGATCGTCAGGGGCGAATTGTGGATGAAATGAGCGAGGAGGAACCGGGGAAGATCCTCCATGAGGTCAGGCTCGATGTCTCCAGCGGACTGGCCCTGGGCGGAAAGCAGGCCTACTTCGGCAGCGTCGACGCCACCCCGCTGTTCGTGGCCCTGTTCGGCGAAATCAGCCGCTGGGGATTCGCCGCAGAGACCATCTCCGACCTGCTGCCCCACGTCGACCGGGCGCTGGACTGGATCCGCCATTACGGGGACAAGGACGGCGACGGCTTCGTCGAGTATGAGCGCCTCAACGACCGCGGACTCATCAACCAAGGCTGGAAGGACTCTTGGGACGGCATCAACTTCGCCGACGGCAGGATGGCTGAGCCGCCAATCGCCCTGTGCGAGGTGCAGGCCTACGTCTACAGCGCGTACATGGCCCGCTCCTGGATAGCCCGCGACGCCGGCGACATGAAGCTAGCGGGCGAGTACCGGGATCTCGGGGCGCAGTTAAAGAAGCAGTTCAACGAACAGTTTTGGTTGCCCGACCGCGGCTACTACGCCATCGCCCTCGACGGGCACAAGCAACCGGTCGACGCATGCGCATCCAACATGGGCCAATGCCTGTTGTTCGGCATCGTCGACGCGGATAAAGCTCCTTTGGTGGCCGAACGGCTGATGTCCCCGGAAATGTTCAGCGGCTGGGGCGTAAGAACCCTGGCCAGCGACATGGGCGCCTACAACCCCGCCAGCTACCACAACGGATCCGTGTGGCCCCACGACAATGCGATCATCGCGGCCGGCCTCCTCCGCTACGGCCTCGTCGAGCAGGCCCAGCGCATCTCTACGGCTCTTTTTGAGGCAGCAGAGTACTCCGAGGGCCGGTTGCCCGAGTTGTTCTGCGGATTCAGCCGGGAGCAATTCGACGAACCTATCCCCTATCCCACTGCTTGCTCACCACAGGCCTGGGCCGCAACCACACCCATTCAGCTCGTGAAGAGTCTCATGGGCTATTACGCCGACGTAGCCCGCGGCGGCCTGTGGCTGGATCCCGTGCTCCCTAAATCCTACGGCGACCTGCATATCACCAACGCCCCAATGGCAGACGCCAAAATAACCATAGACATCTTCGGTTCCGTTGCGAGCGTTCAGGGACTGCCCGAGGGCATGCTGTTCCACCACGGAATCCGGCCATGGGCTGCCGACCTGGCGCAATAA
- a CDS encoding DNA alkylation repair protein: MAEAAKDAVMAELAELAELEDPKMREANQRRGDDHGVNLSALRAVAKRLKTQHELARELWATDDTAARLLSLLLCRPKAFEQQELDAMLRQARAPKVHDWLVNYVVKKSPHAEELRAAWTDDPDPVVASAGWALTTERVAKKPEGLDLPALLDTIEAEMKDAPDRLQWAMNHTLAQIGIEHADHRARAIDIGERLEVLKDYPTPPNCTSPFAPIWINEMVSRRGA, translated from the coding sequence ATGGCCGAGGCAGCAAAAGACGCCGTGATGGCCGAACTGGCCGAACTGGCCGAACTCGAGGATCCAAAGATGCGCGAGGCGAACCAGAGGCGCGGCGACGACCACGGTGTGAACCTGTCCGCGTTGCGCGCGGTCGCGAAGCGGCTGAAGACGCAACACGAGCTGGCCCGTGAACTGTGGGCCACGGATGACACCGCCGCGCGGTTGCTGTCACTGCTGCTCTGCCGGCCGAAGGCCTTCGAGCAGCAGGAACTGGATGCCATGCTGCGTCAGGCACGCGCACCCAAGGTGCATGACTGGCTGGTGAACTACGTGGTGAAGAAGAGCCCGCACGCCGAAGAGCTGCGGGCCGCCTGGACTGACGACCCGGACCCGGTGGTCGCGAGCGCCGGCTGGGCACTGACCACCGAGCGGGTCGCGAAGAAGCCCGAGGGCCTGGACCTGCCAGCGCTACTGGACACCATCGAGGCGGAGATGAAAGACGCCCCTGATCGATTGCAGTGGGCGATGAACCATACCCTGGCGCAGATCGGCATCGAGCACGCAGACCACCGGGCCCGGGCCATTGACATCGGTGAACGGCTGGAAGTCCTGAAGGATTACCCCACCCCGCCGAACTGCACCTCGCCTTTCGCCCCGATCTGGATCAATGAGATGGTGAGCCGGCGGGGCGCCTGA
- a CDS encoding CaiB/BaiF CoA transferase family protein produces the protein MTDELHIEGNALPLRGIRVLELGSFIAAPFAARLFGDFGAEVIKIEKPQGGDELRDWRKTRGTTSMLFRTIGRNKKSVALDLRSEAGREAVKKIAAQCDVVIENFRPGTLEKWGLGPDVLQELNPEVVMVRISGYGQTGPYKNRAGFGSSAESFAGLRYITGEPDRPAGRAAASMGDTVAGLYGVIGALMLMLQKARGLEAGTSQVVDVALYEGVFSLLESLVPDYDAYGMIRQRTGGALPGVVPTGSYLCQDELEVVIGGNSNSVFVRLMRAIGRDDLAEDSTLLTTEARGAREEELNGAISAWTGSMPLTAVLDKLDDAGVPAGPVYDAPSIAVDRHYLARDMIQTHEVVIEDEPELIRFPGVVPKIPGHEGRVKWVGPELGEHTAEVLQELAGMNADEIAGLGLQEAR, from the coding sequence ATGACTGACGAACTACACATCGAGGGCAACGCCCTCCCCCTCCGCGGCATCCGCGTGCTCGAACTGGGCAGCTTTATCGCCGCGCCGTTCGCCGCCCGCCTCTTCGGTGACTTCGGCGCGGAGGTCATCAAGATCGAAAAGCCCCAGGGCGGCGACGAACTGCGCGACTGGCGCAAGACCCGCGGCACCACCTCCATGCTGTTCCGCACTATTGGCCGCAACAAGAAGTCGGTGGCCCTGGACCTCCGTTCCGAGGCGGGCCGCGAGGCTGTCAAGAAGATTGCCGCCCAGTGCGACGTGGTCATCGAGAACTTCCGCCCCGGCACCCTCGAGAAGTGGGGCCTCGGCCCGGACGTGCTGCAGGAACTCAACCCGGAGGTGGTCATGGTCCGGATCTCCGGCTACGGCCAGACCGGACCGTACAAAAACCGCGCCGGATTCGGCAGCTCCGCTGAGTCGTTTGCCGGCCTGCGCTACATCACGGGTGAGCCGGACCGCCCGGCCGGCCGTGCGGCGGCCAGCATGGGCGACACCGTCGCCGGGCTCTACGGCGTCATCGGGGCCCTGATGCTCATGCTCCAGAAAGCCCGCGGACTGGAGGCGGGAACTTCCCAGGTTGTCGACGTCGCCCTCTATGAAGGGGTCTTCAGCCTGCTCGAATCGCTGGTCCCGGACTATGACGCCTACGGCATGATCCGGCAGCGCACCGGCGGCGCGCTGCCCGGCGTCGTACCTACCGGCTCCTATCTCTGCCAGGACGAACTCGAGGTGGTCATCGGCGGCAACTCCAACTCCGTCTTCGTCCGGCTCATGCGGGCCATCGGCCGCGACGACCTCGCCGAGGACTCCACCCTGCTCACCACGGAGGCGCGCGGCGCCCGGGAGGAAGAGCTCAACGGCGCCATCTCTGCCTGGACCGGCAGCATGCCCCTCACCGCAGTCCTCGACAAGCTGGATGACGCCGGCGTGCCGGCCGGTCCCGTCTACGACGCCCCCAGCATCGCCGTCGACCGTCACTACCTGGCCCGCGACATGATCCAGACCCACGAGGTGGTCATCGAGGACGAGCCCGAACTGATCCGGTTCCCCGGCGTCGTGCCGAAGATCCCGGGCCACGAGGGCCGGGTCAAATGGGTCGGCCCCGAACTCGGCGAGCACACGGCCGAGGTCCTGCAGGAGCTCGCCGGCATGAATGCAGACGAGATCGCCGGCCTCGGACTGCAGGAGGCGCGCTGA
- a CDS encoding IclR family transcriptional regulator: MPPTEQNGSNRTLERAAAILDAVGRSAVSASELSRRTGLSLSTAHRLALQMVDYGFLRRTESGTFRLGQRFVRSALENAALPVLHELRDSTGESAQLWVRRGDERVCLLSADSRHELRATLPPGSRLPLPAGSSGRLLAADDEVLAELASAGWIESVGSRTPGLGSISAPVQTEEGIIAAVCLAMPLARVTGSPGQDHGAVVVQAARRIAEAVREGG; the protein is encoded by the coding sequence ATGCCGCCTACTGAACAGAACGGAAGCAACCGCACGCTGGAGCGTGCCGCCGCGATCCTCGACGCGGTGGGCCGGTCCGCCGTGTCAGCCAGTGAGCTGTCCCGGCGGACCGGCCTGTCCCTGTCCACCGCACACCGGCTGGCCCTGCAGATGGTGGATTACGGCTTCCTCCGCAGGACTGAAAGCGGCACCTTCCGCCTGGGCCAGCGGTTCGTCCGTTCGGCCCTGGAGAACGCCGCCCTGCCCGTGCTCCACGAACTCCGCGACAGCACCGGCGAAAGCGCACAACTCTGGGTCCGGCGTGGTGACGAAAGGGTATGCCTCCTCAGCGCGGACAGCCGGCACGAACTGCGCGCCACCCTGCCGCCGGGTTCGCGGCTCCCCCTGCCCGCCGGCTCCAGCGGCCGGCTCCTCGCCGCCGACGACGAAGTGCTGGCGGAGCTGGCTTCGGCGGGCTGGATCGAATCGGTCGGCTCCCGTACGCCCGGCCTCGGGTCCATCAGCGCACCCGTGCAGACAGAGGAAGGAATCATCGCGGCCGTCTGCCTCGCCATGCCCCTGGCCCGGGTCACCGGCTCGCCGGGCCAGGACCACGGCGCCGTCGTTGTGCAGGCAGCACGGAGGATCGCAGAGGCAGTGCGGGAAGGGGGCTAG
- a CDS encoding lytic transglycosylase domain-containing protein → MLRLKRLAVLSLFAFCAITAGAFWLLGMADAGVPGAGVHAAQPAPPQAAGKFVPLAGGSTHAVNITRTVEPGWLARTAVQTGIPARALRAYVAAAGMANADAPACGIGWNTVAAVGFVESAHGALGGGHLTASGDVSGPIVGPGLNGDGFAAIADTDGGALDGDALWDRAVGPMQFIPSTWKLAGTDANGDGVADPHNIDDAALSAARYLCAGGRDLASDQGWTEAIWSYNQSEAYLKQVGEQAVGYAEQAGPTK, encoded by the coding sequence GTGCTTCGTCTGAAACGCCTCGCGGTTCTCAGCCTTTTCGCGTTCTGCGCTATAACCGCGGGCGCGTTCTGGCTCTTGGGCATGGCCGATGCAGGCGTGCCCGGCGCGGGAGTGCACGCGGCCCAGCCGGCTCCGCCGCAGGCGGCGGGGAAGTTCGTGCCGCTGGCCGGTGGCAGTACGCATGCCGTGAACATCACCAGGACTGTCGAACCGGGCTGGCTGGCCCGGACCGCGGTGCAAACCGGAATTCCTGCCCGGGCCCTTCGGGCGTACGTTGCCGCGGCCGGCATGGCCAATGCCGATGCGCCGGCATGCGGGATCGGCTGGAACACGGTAGCCGCCGTCGGGTTTGTTGAATCCGCGCACGGCGCCCTCGGCGGAGGCCACCTCACGGCTTCGGGAGACGTAAGCGGTCCGATCGTCGGCCCCGGCCTCAACGGGGACGGCTTCGCCGCCATTGCCGACACCGATGGCGGCGCGCTCGACGGCGACGCCCTCTGGGACCGCGCCGTGGGACCCATGCAGTTCATTCCCTCCACGTGGAAGCTGGCAGGAACGGACGCGAACGGAGACGGGGTGGCCGATCCGCACAACATCGACGACGCCGCCCTCAGTGCTGCCCGCTACCTGTGTGCCGGCGGCCGGGACCTCGCCTCGGACCAGGGCTGGACCGAGGCCATCTGGTCCTACAACCAGTCCGAGGCCTACCTGAAGCAAGTGGGCGAGCAGGCTGTTGGGTATGCGGAGCAGGCGGGTCCTACCAAGTAG